In Nymphaea colorata isolate Beijing-Zhang1983 unplaced genomic scaffold, ASM883128v2 scaffold0415, whole genome shotgun sequence, the following proteins share a genomic window:
- the LOC116244954 gene encoding LOW QUALITY PROTEIN: uncharacterized protein LOC116244954 (The sequence of the model RefSeq protein was modified relative to this genomic sequence to represent the inferred CDS: deleted 2 bases in 1 codon; substituted 1 base at 1 genomic stop codon) — MTTWLGDKYEGEYKEGWYHGYGRLELDNGVVYEGQFVKGQFHGEGKLIYPNITSLIKGGYYKAQWVEGKMINGEYIFNDNLNFXKEGWKHCINDDRRFYQEYLHGIKPSGATQQTREDKPHNIPTGTYDTGDGYYEPVKSIIYTYDHKIYRTPTEQEVKFIIEKCRYVPKAVDIDGSKDRVIKKVLEIETKK; from the exons ATGACTACTTGGTTGGGAGATAAATATGAGGGCGAATACAAAGAAGGATGGTACCACGGATACGGAAGGCTTGAACTTGATAATGGAGTCGTATACGAGGGACAATTTGTCAAGGGACAGTTTCATGGCGAAGGGAAACTTATCTATCCAAAT ATAACAAGCTTAATTAAGGGAGGCTACTACAAGGCTCAGTGGGTGGAGGGCAAGATGATTAATGGCGAATACATTTTCAACGATAATCTTAATTTTTAGAAGGAAGGCTGGAAGCATTGCATTAACGATGATCGCAGGTTTTACCAAGAATATCTTCACGGGATCAAGCCTTCTGGAGCTACCCAGCAGACCCGTGAAGACAAGCCCCACAACATTCCTACTGGCACCTATGACACCGGAGACGGCTATTATGAGCCTGTCAAGAGTATCATATACACCTATGATCATAAAATCTACCGCACCCCCACCGAGCAGGAGGTAAAGTTCATCATCGAGAAATGCAGATATGTTCCCAAGGCAGTTGACATCGACGGAAGCAAAGACAGAGTCATCAAAAAAGTATTAGAAATCGAAACGAAAAAATGA